A stretch of the Deltaproteobacteria bacterium genome encodes the following:
- a CDS encoding GIY-YIG nuclease family protein: protein MAKPFFVYIAASKKNGTLYVGVTSDVPGRAWQHKNIVVDGFTAKYDVNLLVYFEPHEQAESAILRERQIKKWRRAWKIRLIEEGNPEWRDLYGDIV, encoded by the coding sequence ATGGCAAAGCCGTTCTTTGTCTATATTGCCGCGAGCAAAAAAAATGGCACCTTGTATGTCGGTGTGACTTCCGACGTGCCTGGAAGGGCCTGGCAGCACAAGAACATAGTCGTTGACGGATTCACGGCGAAGTATGATGTCAATTTGTTAGTGTACTTCGAACCGCATGAACAGGCGGAGAGTGCTATTCTTCGGGAGCGGCAAATTAAAAAATGGCGGCGGGCTTGGAAGATTCGGTTGATTGAGGAAGGCAATCCAGAATGGCGAGACTTATACGGCGATATTGTGTGA